A genome region from Methanobacterium subterraneum includes the following:
- a CDS encoding tRNA (adenine-N1)-methyltransferase, whose product MKILVNEKGKKFLIGTDDLHTDHGYIKKEEIGSSNPGDVLKTHLGREFRVLKANINDYIELMDRRCSIILPKDLGVMTAYTGLGYGQRVVEAGTGAGAATIFMANVVGETGHVYSYELREDFSQIAEKNVKGFGLENVTLKCQDVVEGIDEEDVDLVFLDLPKPWEVVEHARDALKSGGYLAAYTPYIDQVKLLNRILKKRSFSNLKSLECLVREIEVKDKGVRPKTRMTGHTGYLTFGRKI is encoded by the coding sequence ATGAAGATTTTAGTGAATGAAAAGGGAAAGAAATTTCTGATTGGCACTGATGACTTGCACACTGACCATGGTTACATTAAAAAAGAAGAAATAGGTAGTAGTAATCCAGGGGATGTTTTAAAAACACACTTAGGGCGTGAATTCCGTGTATTAAAAGCCAACATCAACGATTACATTGAACTTATGGACCGCAGATGTTCCATTATCCTCCCCAAAGACTTGGGTGTGATGACAGCTTATACTGGGCTGGGATATGGACAGCGAGTGGTGGAGGCCGGTACCGGAGCGGGTGCAGCCACTATATTCATGGCAAACGTAGTTGGAGAAACTGGTCATGTTTACTCCTATGAATTAAGAGAAGATTTCTCACAGATAGCTGAAAAAAATGTTAAAGGCTTTGGATTGGAAAATGTAACCCTTAAATGTCAGGATGTGGTGGAAGGGATTGATGAAGAGGATGTGGATCTGGTATTCCTGGATCTGCCCAAACCATGGGAAGTGGTTGAACATGCCCGTGACGCCCTTAAATCCGGAGGATACTTGGCAGCCTACACTCCCTACATAGACCAGGTTAAACTACTAAACAGAATACTTAAAAAGCGCAGTTTCTCCAATTTAAAGAGTTTAGAATGTTTGGTTCGTGAGATAGAAGTTAAAGATAAAGGTGTGCGCCCTAAAACCAGGATGACTGGACATACCGGTTATTTAACATTTGGGAGAAAAATTTAA
- the pyrB gene encoding aspartate carbamoyltransferase, with protein MGFNLKNIISIKDFSKRDIEYILKLAEEMEPIARSKEKSNALSGSILGMLFYEASTRTRLSFETAIKRLGGSTVGFAEAGTSSVTKGENLTDTVRIVGEYTDALVIRHNMEGTARYVAEMVDVPVINAGDGAGQHPTQTLLDLYTMKRILGDIEELHVALVGDLKYGRTVHSLSYALAMFGAKMSFVSPPELKMPREVLHDLAAAGVSVQETEDIRDVLNYADVLYVTRIQKERFPDPQEYLKIKGAYTIDSKILKGSEAIVMHPLPRVDEISHDLDNTPYGRYFQQAFYGVPVRMALLKSIIK; from the coding sequence ATGGGTTTCAATTTGAAAAATATAATTTCAATTAAAGATTTTAGTAAAAGAGACATTGAATATATCCTCAAATTAGCCGAGGAAATGGAACCCATTGCCCGATCAAAGGAAAAATCCAATGCATTATCAGGATCGATTCTGGGAATGTTGTTTTACGAAGCATCAACCCGCACTCGGCTCTCATTTGAAACAGCCATCAAACGTTTAGGGGGAAGTACAGTTGGTTTTGCAGAAGCAGGAACCAGTTCGGTTACCAAGGGCGAGAATTTAACCGACACCGTGCGTATAGTTGGGGAGTACACTGATGCCCTTGTGATTCGCCATAATATGGAAGGCACTGCCCGGTATGTTGCAGAGATGGTAGACGTCCCAGTGATTAACGCTGGGGACGGTGCAGGACAACATCCCACCCAAACCCTCCTAGATTTGTACACTATGAAACGCATCCTTGGTGATATTGAAGAATTACACGTGGCACTGGTGGGTGATCTTAAATACGGTAGAACCGTACACTCCCTTTCTTATGCACTAGCCATGTTCGGGGCTAAAATGAGTTTTGTATCACCACCAGAACTTAAAATGCCCAGGGAAGTGCTACACGATCTGGCGGCAGCAGGGGTAAGTGTGCAGGAAACTGAAGATATTAGGGATGTTTTAAACTATGCTGATGTGTTGTATGTTACCAGAATCCAGAAAGAAAGGTTTCCAGACCCCCAGGAATACTTAAAAATTAAAGGAGCCTACACCATTGACTCAAAAATCCTTAAGGGGAGCGAAGCCATAGTTATGCACCCCCTACCTCGCGTGGATGAAATTTCACACGATTTGGATAACACGCCCTACGGAAGATACTTCCAACAAGCCTTTTACGGAGTACCAGTTAGAATGGCTCTCTTAAAATCAATAATAAAGTAG
- a CDS encoding DEAD/DEAH box helicase, with product MVGNKHQKETRPSTKTVRWIQHPLIEPAKIEARLYQQILAANVLKKGNTMIVAPTALGKTIVAALVSADRLRKYPDSKILLLAPTKPLVVQHEESFREFLKSTTNSLTGAVKVEERIKRWEESQIICATPQTIESDIIAGRYSLENVSLLIFDECHRGTGSYSYVFLAQRYTKQAKNRLILGLTASPGGDEEKINQVCENLFIKEVVVKNEDDTDVKPYFNPIEVEWIKVDLKKEQLAIKNHLDVVLKNRLKGLKKLGVLRSIQQVSKKDILRARGKVQNRMSRSATPPRECLLAISMLTAVFSVMHSLELLETQGMSNLYSYFQRMRQKKTRAAQGLLKDENFKAAVNLTRQAHQNNLEHPKMGKLIEILKEAREDKQQVIVFSQYRDTVNQIHDRCQKEGINAVKFFGQASREKEKGLTQKEQTEIIKAFRMKTYQVLVSTSVAEEGIDIPSVDLVVLYEPVPSEIRMIQRRGRTGRANKGRMIVLITKNTRDESFYYSSMHRERKMKKQLANGFTQPEKPLIANDEDVKVLDRKNTNNADSQDEGKDNKLVVYVDHREAMSGVTRELSNLEVSVEPSSLLVGDYQISSDVVVERKSTKDFVSSLIDKRLYKQAQELVENFSKPVIILEGQDLYSSGLHPNAIRGALASLAVDFNIPIIPTRNPEDTAAMIHRLAIRELDRGSKEVQIQTERKPLTLQEQQLFIVESLPNVGPVNARRLLKEFESVEGVFNATTDDLIRVSGIGRIKARNIREIIESKYSDTSKYSPEQLTEDKPIINGKNKPENEYKLENTKK from the coding sequence ATGGTTGGAAATAAACATCAAAAAGAGACCCGCCCTTCAACAAAAACAGTAAGGTGGATACAACACCCTTTAATCGAACCGGCAAAAATTGAAGCACGTCTTTACCAACAAATACTTGCAGCCAACGTTCTTAAAAAGGGAAATACTATGATAGTGGCCCCTACAGCTCTAGGAAAAACCATAGTGGCTGCTCTGGTATCTGCAGACCGTCTTAGAAAATATCCAGATAGTAAAATTCTACTTTTAGCACCTACCAAACCCCTGGTAGTACAGCACGAGGAAAGTTTCCGTGAGTTTTTAAAATCAACCACCAACAGCCTTACCGGTGCGGTGAAGGTGGAAGAACGGATTAAAAGATGGGAAGAGTCTCAGATAATATGTGCCACACCTCAAACTATTGAATCAGATATTATTGCCGGTAGGTACTCCTTAGAAAACGTTTCGCTACTGATCTTTGATGAATGTCACCGGGGAACTGGATCCTATTCCTACGTCTTCCTGGCACAACGTTACACTAAACAGGCTAAAAACAGGTTGATACTGGGATTAACTGCATCTCCTGGTGGTGATGAAGAAAAAATAAACCAAGTATGTGAAAACCTTTTTATCAAAGAGGTGGTGGTGAAGAATGAAGATGACACCGATGTTAAACCCTATTTTAACCCCATTGAAGTTGAATGGATTAAGGTAGACTTGAAAAAGGAACAACTGGCCATTAAAAACCATCTGGATGTGGTGCTCAAAAACCGTCTGAAGGGTTTGAAAAAATTGGGAGTACTCAGGTCAATCCAGCAGGTCAGCAAAAAGGATATATTAAGGGCCCGTGGAAAAGTTCAGAACCGGATGTCCAGAAGTGCCACCCCACCCCGGGAATGTTTACTGGCAATATCCATGTTAACCGCGGTTTTCAGTGTTATGCACTCCCTTGAGCTTCTGGAAACCCAGGGCATGAGTAACTTATACTCCTATTTCCAGAGAATGCGTCAGAAAAAAACCAGAGCTGCACAGGGATTATTAAAGGATGAAAACTTTAAAGCCGCGGTAAACCTCACCAGACAGGCGCACCAGAATAATTTAGAACATCCGAAAATGGGAAAACTCATTGAAATACTCAAAGAAGCTCGTGAGGATAAACAGCAAGTTATTGTCTTCAGCCAGTACCGGGATACAGTGAACCAGATCCATGACCGGTGCCAGAAAGAGGGTATAAATGCGGTTAAATTCTTTGGACAGGCCAGCCGGGAGAAAGAAAAAGGTCTCACCCAGAAAGAGCAGACGGAGATCATAAAGGCCTTCAGGATGAAAACCTACCAAGTGCTGGTTTCCACTAGTGTGGCAGAGGAAGGTATTGACATACCTAGCGTGGATCTGGTGGTACTTTATGAACCAGTGCCCTCAGAGATAAGAATGATCCAGAGGCGTGGGCGTACTGGGAGAGCTAATAAAGGACGCATGATTGTTTTAATCACTAAAAACACTAGGGATGAGTCATTTTATTATTCCAGCATGCACCGAGAAAGGAAAATGAAAAAACAACTGGCTAATGGCTTCACTCAGCCAGAAAAACCTTTGATTGCAAATGATGAGGATGTTAAAGTTCTGGATAGGAAAAATACCAATAACGCTGATTCGCAAGACGAAGGGAAAGATAATAAATTAGTGGTATATGTGGACCACCGGGAGGCCATGTCTGGGGTTACTAGAGAATTGAGTAATCTGGAAGTGAGTGTGGAGCCTTCCAGTCTTCTGGTTGGTGATTATCAGATAAGTTCAGATGTGGTTGTGGAGAGAAAAAGTACCAAGGATTTTGTTAGCTCATTGATTGATAAAAGGTTATATAAACAGGCTCAGGAACTGGTGGAGAACTTCTCCAAGCCGGTGATCATTCTGGAAGGGCAGGATCTCTACAGCAGTGGATTACACCCCAATGCCATTCGAGGAGCACTGGCCAGTCTGGCAGTTGATTTTAACATACCCATCATCCCCACCCGTAACCCTGAGGATACTGCAGCCATGATTCACAGACTAGCAATCCGGGAATTGGATAGAGGTTCCAAGGAAGTGCAGATCCAGACAGAGAGAAAACCATTAACACTCCAGGAACAACAACTTTTCATTGTGGAATCACTACCCAACGTGGGGCCAGTGAATGCCCGGAGACTTTTGAAAGAGTTTGAAAGTGTGGAAGGAGTTTTCAATGCCACAACTGATGATTTAATAAGAGTTAGCGGTATTGGTCGGATAAAAGCTCGAAATATTCGGGAAATTATTGAATCCAAATATTCAGATACATCCAAATATTCCCCTGAACAATTAACAGAAGATAAACCTATCATAAATGGTAAAAATAAACCAGAGAATGAATACAAACTTGAAAATACGAAAAAATAA
- a CDS encoding aconitase X, with amino-acid sequence MYLTREEEKMYSGEYGPAVEKSMEILVALGDIYGADGMVEIVSAQISGVSYKTVGDVGLEYLEDLAGEGAQVVVPSTLNPAGVDLDQWKELGFPAEFTKKQLLIVEAYRKMGISTTCTCTPYLVGNVPPLGSHIAWSESSAVCYGNSVLGARTNREGGPGALSAAICGRTPNYGYHLDEGRVPHLLVEVETSLNGADYGALGYLVGKAVGNGIPYFKLVDEQQKKPQVNQLKALGAALASSGAVALFHMENTTPESPEAMPYTKNLEKLTVTREDVDDTRGKLSTSQKPDLVCLGCPHASLEEIKEVALKLDGKKLANQLWVCTSISVKAASDRMGYTRIIEEAGGHVVCDTCMVVAPIEYMGFKVIGVDSAKAANYVPSMCGLDVVFDEWENLIAIKK; translated from the coding sequence ATGTATCTTACCCGAGAAGAAGAAAAAATGTATTCAGGCGAGTATGGCCCTGCTGTGGAGAAATCTATGGAGATACTGGTTGCTCTTGGAGATATCTACGGAGCAGATGGTATGGTGGAGATTGTGTCTGCCCAGATATCTGGAGTTTCCTATAAAACCGTTGGGGACGTGGGTTTAGAGTACCTGGAAGACTTGGCTGGTGAAGGTGCCCAGGTAGTGGTGCCCAGCACCCTCAACCCGGCAGGTGTGGATCTTGACCAGTGGAAGGAACTCGGGTTTCCTGCTGAATTCACCAAAAAACAGTTACTCATTGTGGAAGCCTATCGCAAAATGGGAATCAGCACCACCTGTACCTGCACTCCCTACCTGGTTGGTAATGTACCCCCACTGGGCAGCCATATTGCCTGGTCAGAGTCATCAGCTGTTTGTTACGGTAATTCAGTTCTTGGCGCACGTACAAATCGTGAAGGTGGTCCTGGAGCATTATCCGCCGCCATCTGTGGAAGAACACCGAACTATGGCTACCATTTAGATGAGGGCAGGGTTCCCCATCTACTGGTTGAAGTTGAAACTTCACTTAACGGTGCAGATTACGGTGCCCTGGGATATCTGGTGGGTAAAGCTGTGGGAAACGGCATCCCTTACTTCAAATTAGTGGATGAACAGCAAAAAAAACCACAAGTTAACCAGTTAAAAGCTCTGGGAGCAGCACTGGCCTCTTCTGGAGCAGTGGCTCTTTTCCATATGGAAAACACCACCCCGGAATCCCCGGAGGCAATGCCCTACACCAAGAATCTGGAGAAGTTAACTGTGACCCGGGAAGATGTGGATGATACTCGGGGAAAACTTTCAACCTCTCAAAAACCAGATCTGGTTTGCTTGGGATGTCCTCATGCATCATTAGAGGAGATAAAGGAAGTTGCCCTCAAATTGGATGGGAAAAAATTGGCCAACCAGTTATGGGTGTGCACATCTATCTCCGTTAAAGCAGCATCCGATAGAATGGGCTACACCAGGATCATAGAAGAGGCTGGTGGTCATGTGGTCTGTGACACTTGTATGGTAGTGGCTCCCATAGAATATATGGGATTTAAAGTCATAGGGGTGGATTCTGCAAAAGCAGCTAACTATGTTCCAAGTATGTGTGGATTAGATGTGGTTTTTGATGAATGGGAGAATCTCATAGCCATAAAAAAATAA